The proteins below come from a single Longimicrobium sp. genomic window:
- a CDS encoding L,D-transpeptidase family protein codes for MKRTYLWALAVVALGACSDGDGDAAAKAPDAPIQNAQADSGVAADLPPVVERELTPEELERGRNSNEWTSVVQLDTTGGGMAVTNPEKWEMISTEQMNTGAAFLPLGGDVGGPSVYRVQILLDRALFSPGMMDGRWGKNTAKAVYFFQQREGLRTTGRVDSATYDKLAVAAGRPEQLVVARTLTAEDVKGPFVELPDSIYDQAKLDCTCFESLTEKFTENFHTSAELLAKLNPGVNLDGLQAGQTLNVPNVRDPDARVQGQIAELQVSGRGSYVHAVDANGRILYHFPSTLGGTYEPSPQGEFKVVNVTKNPWWHFQPALLAKVPDSRPDARIPPGPNNRVGAVWMSLSAPHYGIHGTNKPETIGYATSAGCIRLTNWDALFLADRVARNTPVRFRDIVGRTGEQDASGAGSRVDSLKQAESGAGSSGRSDTAASRTGRPRS; via the coding sequence GATGGGGACGGCGACGCCGCCGCGAAGGCACCGGACGCACCGATCCAGAACGCGCAGGCGGACAGCGGCGTGGCGGCGGACCTTCCGCCCGTCGTGGAGCGCGAGCTGACGCCGGAGGAGCTGGAGCGCGGCCGCAACTCCAACGAGTGGACGAGCGTGGTGCAGCTCGACACCACCGGCGGCGGCATGGCGGTGACGAATCCCGAGAAGTGGGAGATGATCAGCACCGAGCAGATGAATACCGGCGCGGCCTTCCTCCCGCTGGGCGGCGACGTGGGCGGCCCCTCGGTGTACCGCGTGCAGATCCTCCTCGACCGCGCCCTCTTCTCGCCCGGGATGATGGACGGGCGCTGGGGGAAGAACACCGCCAAGGCCGTGTACTTCTTCCAGCAGCGCGAAGGGCTTCGCACCACCGGCCGCGTGGACTCCGCGACGTACGACAAGCTGGCCGTCGCCGCCGGGCGCCCCGAGCAGCTCGTGGTGGCGCGCACGCTGACCGCCGAGGACGTGAAGGGACCCTTCGTCGAGCTCCCGGACAGCATCTACGACCAGGCCAAGCTGGATTGCACCTGCTTCGAATCGCTGACCGAGAAGTTCACCGAGAACTTCCACACCTCGGCGGAGCTCCTCGCCAAGCTCAACCCGGGGGTGAACCTGGACGGGCTGCAGGCGGGGCAGACGCTGAACGTGCCCAACGTGCGCGATCCGGATGCGCGGGTCCAGGGGCAGATCGCCGAGCTCCAGGTGTCCGGCCGCGGCAGCTACGTGCACGCGGTGGATGCAAATGGGCGCATCCTGTACCACTTCCCGTCGACGCTGGGCGGCACGTACGAGCCCTCGCCGCAGGGCGAGTTCAAGGTGGTCAACGTCACCAAGAACCCCTGGTGGCACTTCCAGCCCGCGCTGCTGGCAAAGGTGCCGGACAGCCGCCCCGACGCGCGCATCCCCCCGGGCCCCAATAACCGCGTGGGCGCCGTGTGGATGTCGCTCTCGGCGCCGCACTACGGCATCCACGGCACCAACAAGCCGGAGACGATCGGCTACGCGACGTCGGCGGGGTGCATCCGGCTCACCAACTGGGACGCGCTCTTTCTGGCCGACCGGGTCGCCAGGAACACCCCGGTGCGCTTCCGCGACATCGTGGGCCGCACCGGCGAGCAGGACGCCAGCGGCGCCGGCTCGCGCGTGGACTCGCTGAAGCAGGCGGAGTCCGGGGCCGGCAGCTCCGGCCGCAGCGACACCGCGGCTTCGCGCACCGGCCGCCCGCGCAGCTGA